A window from Anaerobaca lacustris encodes these proteins:
- a CDS encoding Ni/Fe hydrogenase subunit alpha, protein MAKTVNVNVHHVTRVEGHGNIVVNATDGKVEKVEWQVPEAPRFFEAMVRGRSYEDIQTIVSRICGICSITHSLASTKAVENAMGIKVSEQADKVRILMHYSEQLQSHVLHVGYLVAPDLFGLPSVVPLAAKAPDAVMAVIRLHRLANEWSDLIAGRTTHPVTLTPGGLTKFPTEKELRELLERLKNCVADLKAVAEAVLSAASNIPDFTRETEYVSLKQDNPPTYTFYHGDITSTDYDGAVSIHDWQSVANEYMNDQSTAKWTKWHRESYTVGALARFNNNAPLLSPMAKDVAKMFGLAQGCCNPFMNSVAQIVEAVHVVETSIALIDELLTTGLKPETVKVSPKAGKASGCVEAPRGILFHQYEFDRKGNCVGADICIPTNQNHAAIQQDFEKFVPEILDEGEDAVRLKLEMLVRSYDPCISCSTHMLNVQFVR, encoded by the coding sequence ATGGCTAAGACAGTGAACGTAAACGTCCATCATGTGACCCGCGTCGAAGGGCATGGCAATATCGTCGTCAATGCCACCGACGGCAAGGTCGAGAAGGTCGAATGGCAGGTCCCCGAGGCGCCGCGCTTCTTCGAGGCGATGGTGCGGGGCCGCAGTTATGAAGACATCCAGACGATCGTCAGCCGCATCTGCGGGATCTGTTCGATCACCCACTCGCTGGCCTCCACCAAGGCCGTCGAGAACGCGATGGGCATCAAGGTCTCCGAGCAGGCCGACAAGGTCCGCATCCTGATGCACTACTCCGAGCAGTTGCAGAGCCACGTCCTGCACGTCGGCTACCTGGTCGCGCCCGATCTGTTCGGGCTGCCGTCGGTCGTGCCGCTGGCCGCCAAGGCGCCGGATGCCGTGATGGCCGTGATTCGCCTGCATCGCCTGGCGAACGAATGGTCGGATCTGATCGCCGGTCGCACCACGCACCCGGTGACGCTCACGCCGGGCGGTTTGACGAAGTTCCCGACGGAGAAGGAGCTGCGCGAATTGCTGGAGCGGCTCAAGAACTGCGTGGCCGATTTGAAGGCGGTCGCGGAAGCGGTGCTCTCTGCGGCGAGCAACATCCCTGACTTCACACGCGAGACCGAATACGTCTCGCTCAAGCAGGACAATCCGCCGACGTACACGTTCTACCACGGCGACATCACGAGCACCGACTACGACGGTGCCGTTTCGATCCACGACTGGCAGAGCGTGGCCAACGAGTACATGAACGATCAATCGACGGCCAAGTGGACCAAGTGGCACCGCGAGTCCTATACGGTCGGCGCGCTGGCGCGGTTCAACAACAACGCTCCTCTGCTGTCACCGATGGCCAAGGATGTCGCCAAGATGTTCGGACTTGCCCAGGGCTGCTGCAATCCGTTCATGAACAGCGTCGCTCAGATCGTCGAAGCGGTACACGTGGTGGAGACCAGCATCGCGTTGATCGACGAGCTGCTGACGACGGGGCTCAAGCCGGAGACGGTGAAGGTCTCGCCGAAGGCCGGCAAGGCCAGCGGATGCGTCGAGGCCCCACGCGGCATTCTGTTCCACCAGTACGAATTCGACCGCAAGGGCAACTGCGTCGGCGCCGATATCTGCATTCCGACGAACCAGAACCACGCCGCCATCCAGCAGGACTTCGAGAAGTTCGTGCCGGAGATCCTGGATGAGGGTGAGGACGCGGTCCGTCTGAAACTCGAGATGCTGGTGCGTTCGTACGATCCGTGTATCTCGTGCTCGACGCACATGCTGAACGTGCAGTTCGTCAGGTAG
- a CDS encoding redox-sensing transcriptional repressor Rex, which yields MRYHKIPDETVRRLPIYLRGLMFSAEKGNEHISSQSLAAFVGVHSHQIRKDFSYFGDFGTPGVGYNIGKLAREIQRILRLDVIRRAALIGVGDLGSALLAYPGFRTYGLDIVAAFDADPEKIGHTINGVEVEDVSGVDSLAEREIFLAIVAVPRQVAQETVDRLVGAGIKGILNFAPCRVEAPKRVKVITLDIAMELARLPYYMPAS from the coding sequence ATGAGGTATCACAAAATCCCTGACGAGACCGTTCGTCGGTTGCCGATCTACCTGCGTGGACTGATGTTCTCGGCCGAGAAGGGCAACGAGCACATCTCCAGCCAGTCTCTGGCCGCCTTTGTGGGCGTTCATTCGCATCAGATTCGCAAGGATTTTTCGTATTTCGGCGATTTCGGGACCCCTGGAGTGGGCTACAACATCGGCAAGCTGGCGCGAGAGATTCAGAGGATCTTGCGTCTGGACGTCATCCGGCGGGCGGCGTTGATCGGGGTGGGCGATCTGGGTTCGGCCCTGCTGGCCTATCCGGGGTTTCGGACGTATGGACTGGACATCGTCGCGGCCTTCGATGCCGATCCGGAGAAGATTGGCCACACGATCAACGGCGTCGAGGTCGAAGATGTCTCCGGCGTCGATTCGCTGGCGGAGCGAGAGATTTTCCTGGCGATCGTGGCCGTCCCGCGTCAGGTCGCGCAGGAGACCGTGGATCGGCTCGTCGGCGCCGGGATCAAGGGAATCCTCAATTTTGCCCCGTGCAGGGTCGAGGCCCCCAAACGAGTCAAAGTGATTACCCTGGATATTGCGATGGAGCTTGCCCGGTTGCCGTACTACATGCCGGCGAGTTGA
- a CDS encoding hydrogenase maturation protease, which translates to MRKPTVVLGLGNPLMADEGIGIDLVERLAQEAGRYPTVEFIDAGTGGMSVLHRIEGRSKAILIDCAYMGEAPGTIRRFTPDEVRSTKVLAHQSLHEADLLRVLTLAEQLGQSPGQVVIFGIQPQVVEVRQGLSGVLFRRVEHYLAEIRSELEKSAG; encoded by the coding sequence ATGCGAAAGCCGACAGTGGTGCTCGGTCTCGGCAATCCTCTGATGGCCGACGAAGGGATTGGGATTGATCTGGTCGAGCGGCTTGCACAGGAGGCCGGGCGGTACCCGACGGTCGAATTCATCGACGCGGGCACCGGCGGCATGTCGGTGCTCCATCGAATCGAGGGGCGCAGCAAGGCCATCTTGATCGACTGTGCGTATATGGGTGAAGCGCCGGGGACGATCCGGCGTTTCACACCCGACGAGGTCCGCAGCACGAAGGTCCTTGCCCACCAGTCGCTCCACGAGGCGGACCTCTTGCGGGTCCTGACGCTGGCCGAGCAGTTGGGCCAGTCGCCGGGACAGGTTGTCATTTTTGGCATTCAGCCACAGGTTGTCGAGGTCCGGCAGGGCTTGAGCGGCGTTCTGTTCCGCAGGGTCGAACACTATCTTGCCGAGATCCGATCCGAACTTGAGAAAAGTGCAGGCTGA
- a CDS encoding pyridoxamine 5'-phosphate oxidase family protein has protein sequence MDLRDYFESTEGIGVLGTADAEGKVDLAIYARPHVVDDESVALIMSDRTSHDNIAANPHAAYLFVEAGKGYKGKRLYLTRTHEETDPERIEAVRRRSRKGHDRGDAPKFLVHFKVDNVRSLVGD, from the coding sequence ATGGATCTGCGTGATTACTTCGAGAGTACGGAGGGTATCGGCGTGCTGGGCACTGCCGATGCCGAGGGGAAGGTCGATCTGGCGATATACGCCCGGCCGCACGTCGTAGACGATGAGTCGGTGGCCCTGATTATGAGCGACCGGACCAGCCACGACAACATCGCGGCCAACCCCCATGCGGCGTATCTGTTCGTCGAGGCCGGCAAGGGATACAAGGGCAAACGGCTCTATCTGACCCGGACCCACGAGGAGACGGACCCGGAGCGAATCGAGGCCGTTCGCCGTCGCAGCCGCAAAGGCCACGATCGCGGCGACGCCCCCAAGTTCCTGGTCCACTTCAAGGTGGATAATGTCCGGTCTCTTGTAGGGGATTGA
- a CDS encoding cytochrome B, giving the protein MSKPKIAIFDFACCEGCQLQFVNLEEELLDLIGVADVVEWREAMSEKSDEYDIAIIEGSITRLEDEERLKLIRSRAKVLIALGACATIGGVNKLKNNFDDLDEVKKCVYGKDAKKPHLATQPTKAVDEVVDVDFYVHGCPIDRKEFTYIVRCLLLGKTPEIPDYPVCVECKAKGNPCLWQYGQVCLGPIIRAGCGARCPSNGFRCFGCRGYASNPNVDAAKEVIDKFGLTVDHLKTKMVLFGSRQEPTIYG; this is encoded by the coding sequence ATGAGCAAACCGAAGATTGCGATATTCGATTTCGCCTGCTGCGAAGGCTGCCAGTTGCAGTTCGTCAACCTTGAAGAGGAGCTGCTGGACCTGATCGGCGTCGCCGACGTGGTGGAATGGCGAGAGGCGATGAGTGAGAAGAGCGATGAATACGACATCGCCATCATCGAGGGGTCGATCACCCGCCTGGAAGATGAGGAGCGGCTCAAGCTGATTCGCAGCCGGGCCAAGGTCCTCATTGCCCTGGGCGCCTGCGCCACCATCGGCGGAGTCAACAAGCTCAAGAACAACTTCGACGACTTGGACGAGGTCAAGAAGTGCGTGTACGGCAAAGACGCGAAGAAGCCGCACCTGGCGACGCAGCCGACGAAGGCGGTCGATGAGGTGGTCGATGTGGATTTCTACGTGCACGGCTGCCCGATCGACCGCAAGGAGTTCACCTACATCGTGCGCTGCCTGCTGCTGGGCAAGACGCCGGAGATTCCGGACTATCCGGTTTGCGTCGAGTGCAAAGCCAAGGGCAATCCATGCCTGTGGCAGTACGGCCAGGTCTGCCTGGGGCCGATCATTCGTGCCGGCTGCGGCGCCCGATGCCCGTCGAACGGCTTCCGCTGCTTCGGCTGTCGGGGCTATGCGAGCAATCCGAACGTCGATGCCGCCAAGGAAGTCATCGACAAGTTCGGCCTGACCGTGGATCACCTCAAGACCAAGATGGTTCTTTTTGGAAGCAGACAGGAGCCGACGATATATGGCTAA
- a CDS encoding 4Fe-4S dicluster domain-containing protein translates to MSVKKISKDDFAVFVDALIDKTSVIGVQAKGDRFDFAPLESAKDLRLDYDVTLQPPKKYFLPPTEVLMTFEIGGAYRSEYEDEPFVLLGIHPYDMVAINQMDELFQQDNYDTHYMKRRNNATIIACDVVKPSENIFASSMGTAVVRGGYDVLLTDVGGAYVVESGTPKGEKLLAEMKGAVADEAALKSRDAVWSKNEKGLNRHELKCDAAYLPRLLGKAYEHPVWEERAKTCFACGSCNQVCPTCYCFNVQDDVNWDLQTGKRERAWDGCLLDGFTKVAGEHEFRNQRSDRFRHRLYRKAKYVPAKIGGQIACVGCGRCVAACLPDIANPVSVYNRLIDDLGIG, encoded by the coding sequence ATGAGTGTGAAGAAGATTTCGAAGGATGATTTTGCCGTATTTGTGGATGCGCTGATCGACAAGACCAGCGTCATCGGAGTCCAGGCCAAAGGCGATCGCTTTGACTTCGCCCCCCTGGAGTCGGCGAAGGACCTGCGGCTGGACTACGACGTGACACTGCAGCCCCCGAAGAAGTACTTCCTGCCTCCGACGGAAGTGCTGATGACGTTCGAGATCGGCGGCGCGTATCGCTCGGAATATGAGGACGAGCCGTTCGTTCTGCTGGGCATCCACCCCTACGACATGGTTGCGATCAATCAGATGGACGAGCTGTTCCAGCAGGACAACTACGACACGCACTACATGAAGCGCCGCAACAACGCGACGATCATCGCCTGCGACGTGGTCAAGCCGTCGGAGAACATCTTTGCCTCTTCGATGGGCACGGCCGTCGTGCGAGGTGGTTACGACGTCCTGCTGACCGACGTCGGCGGCGCCTACGTGGTCGAGTCGGGCACGCCCAAGGGGGAGAAGCTGCTGGCCGAGATGAAGGGGGCCGTTGCCGACGAGGCGGCCTTGAAGAGCCGCGATGCGGTCTGGTCGAAGAACGAGAAGGGGCTCAATCGCCACGAACTCAAGTGCGATGCCGCGTATCTGCCGAGGCTGCTGGGCAAGGCGTACGAGCACCCCGTCTGGGAAGAACGGGCCAAGACGTGCTTTGCCTGCGGGTCGTGCAATCAGGTCTGTCCGACATGCTACTGCTTCAACGTCCAGGACGACGTGAACTGGGACCTCCAGACGGGCAAACGGGAGCGGGCCTGGGACGGGTGTCTGCTCGACGGCTTTACCAAGGTGGCGGGCGAGCATGAGTTCCGGAACCAGCGATCGGATCGCTTCCGGCATCGTCTGTATCGAAAAGCCAAGTACGTTCCGGCCAAGATCGGCGGCCAGATCGCCTGTGTGGGCTGCGGCCGCTGCGTGGCGGCGTGTCTGCCGGACATCGCCAATCCGGTGAGCGTATACAATCGTCTGATCGATGACTTGGGGATCGGCTGA
- a CDS encoding FAD/NAD(P)-binding protein, producing MCQCCTEKKDIYLPQLATVVKAEAMNVTERYLRLSMDDGQFDYIPGQFVEVSVAGIGEAPITITSSPTQKDGFELVIRKIGNVTNAVHNLQQGAKIGIRGPLGDGTYPVEEAKGKNLVFICGGIGLVPQRAFINYVLDNRDDYGEVTILQGTKCYDQRLFVDEVAAWEKRDDVTMLETIDEPDDCWKGNVGVVTKLIPKVKTDLKSAVVLVCGPPVMYKFVLMSLEEYDVPHSNIFLNLERKMKCGVGKCGHCQINDVYCCMDGPVFRYSDLATLPEAI from the coding sequence ATGTGTCAGTGTTGTACGGAAAAGAAAGACATCTATCTGCCGCAGTTGGCGACGGTCGTGAAGGCCGAGGCCATGAACGTGACCGAGAGGTACCTGCGGCTTTCGATGGATGACGGCCAGTTTGACTATATCCCCGGGCAGTTCGTGGAGGTTTCCGTCGCGGGCATCGGCGAGGCGCCGATCACGATTACCTCATCGCCGACCCAGAAGGACGGCTTCGAGCTGGTGATCCGCAAGATCGGCAACGTCACCAACGCCGTTCACAACCTCCAGCAAGGGGCCAAGATCGGGATTCGCGGACCGCTCGGCGACGGGACGTATCCTGTCGAGGAGGCCAAGGGCAAGAATCTGGTCTTCATCTGCGGCGGCATCGGCCTGGTCCCGCAGCGGGCCTTCATCAATTACGTGCTCGACAACCGCGACGACTACGGCGAAGTGACGATTCTCCAGGGGACCAAATGCTACGATCAACGGCTGTTCGTTGACGAAGTGGCCGCGTGGGAGAAACGCGACGACGTGACCATGCTGGAAACGATCGACGAGCCGGACGACTGCTGGAAGGGCAACGTCGGCGTCGTGACCAAGCTGATCCCCAAGGTCAAGACCGATCTCAAATCGGCGGTTGTGCTGGTCTGTGGCCCGCCCGTCATGTACAAGTTCGTTCTCATGTCCCTGGAAGAGTACGACGTGCCGCATAGCAACATCTTCCTGAACCTGGAACGCAAGATGAAGTGCGGCGTGGGCAAGTGCGGTCACTGCCAGATCAACGACGTCTACTGCTGCATGGACGGGCCCGTATTCCGATATTCCGATTTGGCAACGCTGCCGGAGGCCATCTAA